In Malania oleifera isolate guangnan ecotype guangnan chromosome 8, ASM2987363v1, whole genome shotgun sequence, a single window of DNA contains:
- the LOC131161312 gene encoding protein TRACHEARY ELEMENT DIFFERENTIATION-RELATED 7A-like — translation MASFQPTNFPYFPRPPPLPPPPHQVPPPPPHVLSPPPPPPYSPDNQPTVIIVVVLSLLGGLFFLAFLSVLLCCFCFIKKRREKKKKIVQENDTVDAEKHRKVTETIVKGPHGEETVVLTVEDDVQIEEEIRKTGVYGGKGGGGHVHVKSSEGINGPRLHEPEGVGACSSSGPGQERLPS, via the coding sequence ATGGCCTCTTTCCAACCCACCAACTTCCCTTACTTCCCGAGGCCGCCGCCTCTGCCTCCGCCGCCCCATCAGGTTCCTCCTCCGCCTCCTCACGTACTTTCCCCGCCCCCGCCGCCACCCTATTCGCCGGACAACCAACCCACGGTCATCATAGTGGTGGTTCTGTCGCTACTCGGCGGTCTCTTCTTCCTGGCCTTCCTTTCCGTACTTCTCTGCTGCTTCTGCTTCATCAAGAAGAGGagggagaaaaagaagaagatagttCAGGAAAATGACACGGTGGACGCCGAAAAACACAGGAAGGTGACGGAGACAATCGTCAAAGGGCCGCACGGAGAAGAAACAGTGGTGCTGACGGTAGAGGATGAcgtgcagattgaagaagagaTAAGGAAGACTGGAGTGTATGGCGGTAAAGGTGGCGGTGGTCACGTGCATGTTAAATCTTCAGAAGGCATCAATGGTCCTCGTCTTCATGAACCTGAGGGGGTAGGAGCTTGTTCTTCCTCTGGGCCTGGTCAAGAAAGGCTACCATCTTGA
- the LOC131161311 gene encoding protein trichome berefringence-like 7, whose product MLVSRFDWNPVGSFKLLVERVLSFSKSIIGGHFHSWVHQSFNTLLLLGSVIFFLIAIGCSYLYLFPAFHLVIPGYGIPKSRSIASQCNVFEGKWIRDESYPLYDASQCPFAERGFNCLANGRKDSGYLKWRWKPNNCDVPRFNLTVILEKLRGKRVIFVGDSLSRTQWESMICILMTGVDDKKSVYEVNGNKITKQIRFLGVRFSSFNFTIEFYRSVFLVQPGPVPKHAPKRVKSVLKLDKLDGISKEWINSDVLIFNSGHWWTRGKLFGTGCYFQQGGSLKLGMPIMTAFRTALNTWASWVESKVNSSRTHIFFRTFESSHWSGKTRNICKVTRRPSSKTRGRDRSPISDTIMEVVKNMTVPVTVLHVTPMGAFRSDGNVGTWTDNPSVPDCSHWCLPGVPDTWNEILFSHLFSGNGFSLL is encoded by the exons ATGTTGGTGAGCAGATTTGATTGGAACCCTGTTGGGTCTTTTAAGCTTTTAGTTGAAAGGGTTTTGAGTTTCAGTAAATCTATTATTGGGGGGCATTTTCACAGTTGGGTTCACCAATCATTCAACACTCTGCTGCTGCTCGGCTCAGTCATATTTTTCCTTATAGCCATTGGGTGTTCATATCTGTACCTATTTCCTGCGTTCCATTTGGTAATTCCTGGTTATGGAATACCCAAGTCCAGGAGTATAGCTAGCCAGTGTAATGTATTTGAAGGAAAGTGGATCCGAGACGAAAGTTATCCTTTATATGATGCATCCCAATGCCCTTTTGCAGAACGTGGATTTAATTGTCTGGCTAATGGGAGAAAGGATAGTGGTTATCTTAAATGGAGGTGGAAGCCCAATAATTGCGATGTTCCAAGATTTAATTTGACTGTAATTCTCGAAAAGCTTCGTGGGAAACGGGTGATTTTTGTTGGTGATTCATTGAGTAGGACGCAGTGGGAGTCTATGATATGCATCCTCATGACTGGCGTGGATGATAAGAAGAGTGTATATGAAGTCAATGGGAATAAGATCACCAAACAGATTAGGTTTTTAGGGGTTCGGTTTAGTTCCTTCAATTTTACAATTGAGTTCTACCGTTCTGTTTTTCTCGTGCAGCCTGGCCCTGTTCCAAAGCATGCACCAAAGAGGGTAAAGTCGGTGCTTAAGCTTGACAAGTTGGATGGAATCAGTAAAGAGTGGATTAATTCTGATGTTCTGATCTTTAATTCAGGACACTGGTGGACAAGGGGGAAGCTTTTTGGAAC GGGCTGCTATTTCCAGCAAGGTGGTTCACTAAAGCTTGGGATGCCAATCATGACTGCCTTTAGAACAGCCTTAAACACTTGGGCTTCTTGGGTCGAGAGTAAGGTGAACTCCAGTAGGACACACATATTCTTTCGAACTTTCGAATCTTCTCATTGGAG TGGTAAAACCCGAAACATTTGCAAAGTGACACGACGCCCCTCGTCAAAAACTAGAGGGAGGGACCGAAGCCCAATTTCAGACACGATAATGGAAGTGGTGAAGAACATGACTGTTCCTGTGACAGTCCTACATGTTACACCCATGGGGGCGTTCCGAAGTGATGGAAATGTAGGCACTTGGACTGACAATCCATCCGTGCCTGATTGCAGCCATTGGTGCCTGCCTGGAGTGCCTGATACCTGGAATGAAATTCTCTTCTCACATCTGTTTTCTGGAAATGGATTTTCCCTTCTGTGA